In Lagopus muta isolate bLagMut1 chromosome 6, bLagMut1 primary, whole genome shotgun sequence, one DNA window encodes the following:
- the MIDEAS gene encoding mitotic deacetylase-associated SANT domain protein — protein sequence MNLQAQQKSSTKRTGKRMTYFNEQDITVSSKEPQQQLKEGQYYGHGGNIPASQTMEIPHTAGLTSAPSNVALMNSVYSQDRGESMMMSQPVTAVKWQNSLMGNRLPERGDAHWQSPSAMWNHSMVFGSNPKGPHTNAGAPGFYGHPEALKRNQEKGVFVSQMDLYEDAVQQMMSQKAQLEQQALVRQQAQMNSFHQMQKQQQQNQSLPLQPFQLAFGHQGQKQGLPELLHVFQEAPASSTPAFTAQQKQQALPQLQLFENFYPQQQQQAATQAFGLQQTTSIAQPHVAAAAPQHHMMAHQFQQTERNQELFKALTEQNQQTVLPQTQIPFPRRSRRLSKEGVLMTSTGEVLASKQAEEQSGNLFLHHWQAHQQEVPVQQPLESLTHTKSSYSHPKRMDQGQKDVLANSEPCQVETDGHTIAQNGRDAEKQTLAAEENTSRTNDFQGVRGGVIQSTRRRRRVSQEANLLTLAQKAVELASLQNVKESDTSEEKKSVLVAASGPTAAKSVVEFASSSPAPKKAREDSSLVPLIIPVSVPVRKIDLQNLEKEKSEDGKFQRGQTNDRTPCERKPSVIVTRRRSNRNTNMETSNQHEHAVPKDEAEGFARKPKQRPRPEPLFIPPKAGTFIAPPVYSNITPYQSHLRSPVRLADHPSDRNFELPPYTPPPILSPVREGSGLYFNAILSSSGHPVPPPMTPKSAHRTLLRSNSSEVTPPVLSVVGEATPVSIEPRINVGTRFQAEIPSLQDRSLAAADEHKAELVWQPWDDLETNRVTQQNVESLLAAACSSIFPGGGTNQELALHFLHEEKGSILGALTKLLLKGPVRSPTHPLADYHYTGSDSWKVAEKKLFNKGIAIYKKDFFLVQKLIKTKTVAQCVEFYYTYKKQVKIGRNGTLIFGDIDVAHEKSARDEAEVDIKSSHRFARVLPLRRDFFSEEQGHLEDEEEEEEEAEEGFDNRKKSTLLLKDEQTLQDDLIANDANIRSREATVTGRIGRRPRETTMKPRKLIPAPVQRRRRKHKIKSDVTSKIQNTENTFPCKKCGRVFYKVKSRSAHMKSHAEQEKKAAALKQQEREAAAAAEAAAAAAHSQAQQEESSESGESSSGSSSGSSDEDGEI from the exons ATGAATCTTCAGGCACAGCAAAAGTCTTCAACCAAAAGGACTGGGAAACGAATGACTTATTTTAATGAGCAAGATATAACTGTGTCATCAAaagagccacagcagcagcttaaAGAAGGACAGTATTATGGTCATGGAGGGAATATTCCAGCCTCCCAAACTATGGAGATTCCTCACACAGCAGGATTAACAAGTGCCCCCAGCAATGTTGCTTTGATGAACTCAGTTTACAGTCAAGATAGGGGAGAATCAATGATGATGTCCCAGCCAGTAACAGCTGTCAAATGGCAGAATTCTCTAATGGGAAACAGGTTGCCAGAGAGAGGTGATGCCCACTGGCAATCTCCATCTGCAATGTGGAACCACAGTATGGTTTTTGGAAGCaatcccaaaggaccccacaCCAATGCAGGTGCCCCAGGCTTCTATGGTCACCCAGAAGCCCttaaaagaaatcaagagaaaGGTGTATTTGTGTCTCAGATGGATTTGTATGAAGATGCAGTTCAACAAATGATGTCCCAGAAGGCTCAGCTGGAGCAGCAAGCTCTAGTTAGACAGCAAGCACAAATGAATTCCTTTCATCAGatgcagaaacagcagcagcagaatcaaAGTCTGCCATTACAGCCTTTTCAGCTTGCATTTGGTCACCAAGGCCAGAAGCAAGGACTTCCTGAATTATTGCATGTCTTTCAAGAAGCTCCAGCTTCTTCCACTCCAGCATTTACTGCTCAACAAAAACAGCAAGCTCTTCCTCAGCTACAACTGTTTGAAAATTTCtatcctcagcagcagcaacaggcTGCCACACAAGCTTTTGGTCTACAGCAAACTACTTCCATAGCACAGCCTCAtgttgcagctgcagcacctcagcATCACATGATGGCACACCAGTTTCAGCAAACGGAGAGGAACCAGGAACTATTCAAGGCTCTAACAGAGCAGAACCAACAGACTGTTCTACCTCAGACCCAGATTCCTTTTCCAAGAAGATCACGGAGACTCTCCAAAGAAGGCGTCCTGATGACATCTACTGGAGAAGTGTTGGCTTCCAAGCAGGCAGAAGAACAATCCGGCAATTTATTTCTCCATCACTGGCAAGCGCATCAGCAAGAGGTCCCAGTACAGCAGCCGCTTGAGTCACTGACCCATACCAAAAGCAGCTATTCACATCCCAAGAGAATGGATCAGGGGCAGAAGGATGTCCTGGCCAACAGTGAACCATGCCAGGTAGAAACAGACGGGCACACCATCGCTCAGAATGGCAGAGATGCAGAGAAACAGACattagcagcagaagaaaacacttcaagAACTAATGACTTTCAGGGTGTTAGAGGTGGTGTAATACAGAGTACGCGAAGGAGACGGCGTGTTTCTCAAGAAGCCAATTTGCTAACTTTGGCCCAAAAAGCTGTTGAGCTGGCTTCTCTTCAGAATGTCAAG GAATCAGAtacttcagaagagaagaaaagtgtgCTGGTAGCAGCTTCAGGACCTACAGCTGCTAAAAGTGTTGTGGAATTTGCCAGTTCTTCACCAGCTCCCAAAAAAGCCCGGGAGGATAGCAGCCTTGTGCCTCTTATCATTCCTGTATCTGTGCCAGTGAGAAAAATTGACTTGCAAAACCTTGAAAAAGAGAAGTCTGAGGATGGGAAATTCCAGAGAGGCCAAACAAACGATCGAACTCCCTGTGAACGCAAGCCTTCTGTGATAGTCACTCGGAGGCGATCTAATCGTAATACTAACATGGAAACCTCAAATCAG CATGAACATGCTGTTCCAAAGGATGAAGCAGAGGGCTTTGCCCGGAAACCAAAGCAGCGCCCAAGACCTGAGCCACTCTTCATACCACCAAAAGCTGGCACCTTTATTGCACCACCTGTTTATTCTAATATTACACCGTATCAGAGCCACTTACGGTCACCTGTCCGTCTGGCAGACCATCCTTCTGATAGGAACTTTGAACTACCTCCTTACACTCCTCCACCAATTCTTAGTCCAGTGAGAGAAGGATCTGGGCTATATTTTAATGCTATCCTCTCTTCAAGTGGGCATCCCGTTCCACCTCCAATGACTCCTAAAAGTGCTCACAGAACTCTGCTTAGATCAA ACAGTTCAGAGGTTACCCCTCCCGTTCTTTCTGTGGTGGGAGAAGCCACCCCGGTCAGCATTGAACC GCGTATAAATGTTGGAACTCGCTTTCAAGCAGAAATCCCTTCACTCCAAGACAGATCTCTAGCAGCAGCTGATGAACATAAAGCAGAGCTGGTGTGGCAGCCATGGGACGACCTGGAAACCAACAGAGTCACCCAACAGAATG TGGAAAGCCTGCtagctgctgcctgctcaagCATTTTTCCTGGAGGTGGAACCAACCAGGAGCTGGCACTGCATTTCTTACATGAAGAAAAGGGAAGCATTCTG GGAGCTCTGACCAAGCTGCTATTGAAAGGGCCAGTACGATCACCTACCCATCCACTGGCAGATTATCACTACACAG GATCAGACAGTTGGAAAGTTGCTGAAAAGAAGCTTTTCAACAAAGGCATTGCAATCTACAAGAAGGATTTTTTCTTAGTCCAAAAGCTG ATAAAAACCAAGACAGTGGCTCAGTGTGTGGAATTCTACTACACGTAtaagaaacaagtgaaaattgGTCGGAATGGGACCTTAATTTTTGGGGACATAGATGTTGCTCATGAAAAGTCTGCGCGAGATGAAGCTGAAGTTGACATCAAG AGTTCCCACAGGTTTGCACGTGTTCTTCCTCTCAGAAGGGactttttcagtgaagaacagGGGCACttggaagatgaagaagaggaggaagaggaggcagaggaagggTTTGATAACAGAAAGAAGAGCACGCTCCTTCTCAAAGATGAACAGACACTACAAGATGATTTAATA GCCAATGATGCCAATATAAGGAGTCGAGAGGCAACTGTTACAGGCAGAATTGGAAGAAGGCCGAGGGAGACGACCATGAAGCCTCGAAAGCTTATTCCTGCTCCCGTGCAGAGAAGGCGGCGAAAACACAAGATAAAATCAGATGTTACCAGTAAAAtccagaacacagaaaacacatttccatGTAAAAAGTGTGGCAG GGTGTTCTACAAGGTGAAGAGCCGCAGTGCTCACATGAAGAGCCATGCGGAGCAGGAGAAGAAGGCAGCTGCACTGAAGCAGCAAGAGAGAGaggcggcggcagcagcagaggcggcagcagcagcagcccacagccaggcccagcaggaagagagcagtgagagtggggaaagcagcagtggaagcagcagtgggagctcGGATGAAGATGGAGAAATATAG